AGTACAAGGGTTGGTGAGAAAAGCTAGTCAAAGGTTACTATGAATGGCAAAAAGGACACTGCCCAATTCAGCTTTGGTGCAGCTCCTTGAAACCCGTTTTTGACAAGCATGTCAAGGGCATGAAATTGCCTTCAAGCATCTTCAAGTCATCTCCCAAGGCTGGCATAATATTGGCACTGCGTTTGAGGCTCGTTGAGGCGTGATATGAATCTGCCTGGCCCTCAAAACCGCTGGAATTTAATATAACCTCTTGTGGGGCGGCACACGTGATCTGCCATTACTTGCGGCTATCTTCCTtatagaaagagaaaaataaattactagTGTCAGGGGGCTCCTGAAGATAGGAATCAAAATTGAGCTGTCGTGTGTTCATAATCTGCTGCAGAATGGGGTAACCAAAACTATGGGTTTTTCCGACCCCACTTCCTATGCTCTAGATCCACCCCTGCCTTAGAGAGCCTTTTCTAACAtgttaatataaatttaagttATAAGCACTAGGTAAAAGTTGTGAGGTAGCAGTGTAGTTTAATAGGTTGTTGCAGGTTTTACTATTTTTAAGGTTACTAATGCATGTGGACTACAGGTACCTGCATAAACTTGTAGTTAAGTTGGCGGTGTTAAAGTTCTCAGTTTATGaatattgaactgtattatcATGTATATAAGTATTTATTTTAGAATTCTTACTTGAATGAAGTCTTAAGCTTCTAATTCTAATCGAGATACCCTCTAGGCTGTTCGTTTTATATCAGTTTGGTGAGAGTAAAAGGTGTAAGAATTAACCTTATGACCTTAAGAGAGCTTAAGCATAGTATATAGAAGCACTATCTTGAGTTAGTGCTTTTATGATGGTAGACAGGTGAGGTTAATCGTTCACCTCCATGATAGCAACTGCCATCGTTATTGGTGCTTAAGCCCGAGACAAACTTTTACAACAATCTGTTACCACACTGTCTTAACGCTGGAAGAATTGATTCTGTTGAATCGTTAATAATTACTTATCTACACTCTAATCGTTAACAATTAGGATATTTCCAATGATACTTGAGGAATGAAGTTAGCCTACTCATGACAAGCCAAGAGTTAGTTGGGTCTCATACCACCCTTCTGGTTATAATTAATGAACACAAAGTCTAGATTCAAACAAAAGGAGGTAAATGTAGGTCCACAAATGACAAGTGAGATTTCAGGCTATCTCCTTAACAActatgttgcttggactctcCTAATTGTTGCCCCACCCATGTCGGATCCTTCAAAAATGCACAACTTTTGGAGGATCTGACACGCACCCGAAAGCaattttgaagagtccgagcaacatagcttAACAAAATTCACAGTGAATCACAACTTTCTCCAAACATAGGaatatttaaaatgattttCACATGAATATGAGGCTTCTTCATTTGTCAGCGCATGAAGTTtgcttacaacaacaacaacaacatacccagtagaatcccacaagtggggtctagggaaggtagggtgtacgcagaccttaccactgcCTCATAGAtatagagagactgttttcgaaagagcCTCGGCTCAAAAGACACATTCCCaagtaagaaaaaataataataataatatatatatatacacacacacatataaagCATAATGgcataaaaaaatgaaaagcgatgcaaattttacaagacaaggATAATAacgataaaaatataatgtggTAATTAAAACACCGCAACTATAAtggcacgcctagacctacgaccaccctAAATCGACATATGGCAAGACACCATTCTACCCTTattagccttctaccctaatttgcgacctccactcttttccatctaaggtcatgttctcggtgatatggagtagcgccatatcttgtctaatcacctcttcccaatactttttcggtctaccctACCCCTCCGTATAACCTCAAAATCCAACCGCTTGCACCTCCTAACTGGAGCGTCGACacccctcctctgcacatgtctaaaccatctcagtctcgcttttCTTATCTTGTTTGCCACagaggccactcccaccttctctCGAATGAcatcattcctaatcttatcactcctagtgtgtccacacatccatctcagcatcctcatctccgcaacatgcattTTATGGACATGAGAGTTCTCTACCGGCCAGCATTCCACTCCGTTTAACAacgccggtctaaccaccattcacACAAGACTCCAGAGTCAAGCCTTCATTTCATCCATGATGCCCCAATGCGAAGcatgacatcctcgtcgatgtCTCCACTGCtctggatgatggatccaagGTATTTAAAGCTTTCTGTCTTAGGGATAGGCtgagtggcaagcctcacttctaTGCCCTTTTCATCCATCGCAccactgaatttgcactccaagtattcagTTTTGGTCTTGCTCAatctgaaccctttggactccagagtttgtctctaaacctccaacctatcattaactctgtctcgagtctcatcaatcaaaattatgtcgtccgcaaatagcatacaccatggaacctcctcctgaatagacCGTGCTAGCttatctatcaccaaggcaaaaaggaaaagattCAGTACAGATCCATGATGTAGTCCCATCTCAACAGGAAAATGCTTTGAGTCACCTTCCACCGTCCTAACTCGAGTCTTgactccatcatacatgtcctttatcgctctaatatacaccatcgggacacctttagcctccaggcACCTCTAGAGAATATCCCTCGAAACTTtttcataagccttttcaagatcaatgaataccatatgaagatccctttttctttctctaaatttctccaccagtctccgcataagatggattgcttTAGTGGCATGAATCCGAACTGATTCCCTGATATTGAcactcctctcctcaccctcatctccaccactctttcccaaatcttcatagtgtggcttagcaaTTTGATCCCCTGTAATTATTATAGTTTTGGATATCGCCCTTGTTCTTGTAAAATGGAACCATAGTACTCCACCTCTATTCATCGGGCATCTTAGCAgtcttcaaaataacattaaacattattaaacaacttagtcaaccactccacACCTGCCTTGTCAGTGCTCTTCCAAAAGTCCACCGGAATCTCATCGGGCCCGGTCGTTCTCCCCCTTTTCATCCTGCTAATAGCCCGTCTAACCTACTCAACCCTAAAACACCTGCAGTACCCAAAGTCTCGAAGACTATGAGAGTACGCCAAATCACCCAGTACATTGTCTCTGTGGAAGTAAGCCTGCCACCTTTGCTTGATAGACGTGTCATCCACTAACACTTCACCTTCCTCGtccttgatgcactttactAGATCTAGGTCGTGGGCTTTTCTCTCTCTCACTTTGGCGAGCCTATACAATCTCTTATCCCCACCTTTTTCCCCTAACTCGACATATaagcgttcaaaagctgccgtcTTAGTACTGGTGACCGCCGACTTCGCTTCTGTCTTCGCCTTCTTATAAATATCTTTAAGCTTGCTCTTCTCCTCCTCATCCACGCACTCCATCCACTTCGTATAAGCAACCTTCTTGGCTTTCACTTTGCcttgtacttctccattccaccaccaatctctTTGATGACCACCGAATATACCTCTCGATACCCCTAGAACCTCGGGAGCTGCTTTTCTAATGCAACCAGCTGCCATGTCCCACATGTcattcgcatccccactactgcTCCAAGCTCCTGAACCAGTCAACTTCCCACCATCTCCCGAGAAAGGGCGGGAGTTACGCCCCCCATCTAATCCTCGGTCGGTCATAGAGGATTGCAAGGTTATTCCGAGTGAAAATAGGAGAAAACACGAGTtagcaataaccaactcaaagGCTTTAGCAAACTCCAGAAGAGATACCCCGCCGCCATTCCTTACCCTAAACCAAAGCCTCCATGGACATCATCGAAACCATTAGAAGTTATACCGATATGACCATAGAAATCTCCACCAATGAAGTTtgcttaataatttttttttttggataaagaattgcttaataattttttagaacCAGTCCTTAACGGAAAATCTGAATATTGATGTTCTATGTCCAAGTTTAAATTGACCAACCTCCAGATATGGCCCCTATAGAAGTTGGCGCCTTTGTTCCAATGAAGGTACAGATTTGGGTTTGATTAAGGAATACACATGATGTGAACCCAAAACTTGGTCCCCGGTAGATCATAGTTATCTGTCTGACTGCTTTAATTTGTGTCAAAATGATAACttcttttctttggatcaaGGCAGGTCTGTTCTTCGAATTGAATACTTTATTAAGATAAGCAAGTTACCGTTGCAGATATGTTACCGTTGCAGATATGATGTGAGCCTTCTAGCCGGTTGAAATTAATCAGGATATCTAATTCAGCCGTATGCCATTTAATTTTAACCTGCAATTAACATTCTTCCACcttaactttaatttaatttaaaatcccATGTGTCATTCCCAGGAAATATGAATTTACTAGAAACATCTGAGATATAAAAAGTAAGCTAAAGGCATGGATAAACATATGTGGAAAGCTTTCCCTCTTATTTGCTTTCTGCTGAGAGACgagaaaaagggaaaaaaaagaaaaatgaagaaagaagttgataattgaaaaattaaaagatgCTTCTGGAACTTTAGATAGGATCAACATGTACTTGTGAAAATTTACTTAGGATAtcattgagatttttttttgtgtatttaCAAGATTAAACACtcttaataaagaaaagaaaaacaaggaaaagaaaagagtgGTGTAAGTTTAGGTATAGAAGAAAGCTAAAGGTTTTCCTACTGGTAGTGaagtttaattttatatttgtaaCTTAAGTAGGTATATGGTGCTAGATGCAATTAGAATTCAGGTTTTTGGTTTTAACGTACTGTTTACGCTATTACTCCTTTCCAGAGTTTCATCGCATCTCTCATAAGTTCAAGGCAAGGTAGGTTGCTGAACTTTTGATTATCTTCTTGCCCTTGTATATAGAAATCAAGTTGTTTTTTCTTCACTTGCTTGACATCTTTCCATTCTTAAACAGTTCGGTAAGCCATGTTGCTCCAACTTCTTCAAAACACTTGCATACCTCTATAGGGATATCATTTGAACTACATTCTTTGATGATCTCATATTTTTGCATGGCATCATTTACTTCAGAAGACCAATGATATGAGTGTAGCTAAAATTTCTGTGCTGGTGTTTGGAGATCTGTAAAATTATCCTTGGCCTCTTTTATTAGATGGACAAAAGCTGTTAGGACTGAAGTAGTTGGTGCCTTTTATTTGGTATGGTATGTGAAAAATacgaaggggagccttggagtaactggtaaagttgctgccatgtgaccaggaggtcacgggttcaagccttggaaacagcctctggcagaaatgcaaggtaaggctgcgtacaatagacccttgtggtcaggcccttccccggaccctgcgcatagcgggagcttaagtgcaccgggctgccctttttttatgtgaaaaatACCAATCGGATTACTtatccaaaataaaaaaaagaactgTACCATTTGAATCCATAGAGATGGTGAAGAGAGTTGCAGTTATCTGCCATTTAGAGCTACTTTTCTCATTTTAATCCTAGTGGTGTCTGAGTTCACTAATAACAAATGTTGGCCGGTTCTTGTTCCCAGACTTTCTAATAGTCTAAGGATATCTACCTTTGAGTTAGGGGTAAGGTTTGCATACATTCTACCGTCCCTAGACCACACTTTGTGAGACTAcactggttatgttgttgttgccCCTGAAATAGTGAATACATAGAGAATATGCATATGTTTACCTGATTGTGAATGTAGTACTGGATACAGGCTAGTCTATTGTTCATTTCTTCCATTGTTATTTATTCAGCCAATTGAATGGTCTTAACACTGTAGTACCGTCTTatgttttcttatttcaacTAATATTTTCTAGGAAGAAGGTAATCGGCTTAGATGATCTTCTCAGTGATTTCTACCAAGTGAAGAGCGACATACCTAAGAAGGAATCTAAACGTGCAAAGATCCGCAAGTCTGACGAGTCAGATGATGATTTGGATACCAGAGAAGCAGAGCTTTATAACTACGTTAACAAATGTCAACAACAGGTATgcatttttgtttctttttcccAGTTGGGTATGGTTCTCAGTTTGATCCTAAAGTTTGGCAACAttgaattttgtttttattttgtagATGAATGAAATAAGCACTGATGATCAGATGCCATTATGGGGTCTTCATGTTTTTGGGGACCAGGTTATCTATGAACTAAGACGAGCCTGGCGTTCACTTGACACTGATGGTATCTTGGGTTTGAATGAATTATAATTCTTTTCCTGTCTGACCTGCAGAAAGCTATGCCCGTGCTTACTTTTCCCGAGCTTAGGAGTTGTGTCCTTTTGCAGTCCTTTATGGGGCATGAAGTCAATTCACTGTTAGAACTCAAAACAGAAGAAGGTGTTATCTCCTCCTCTCcctcctttttttcttcttcttccaattTTAGTGATATTTATCTCAATTTTGCTTTGTTAATGACATCTTTATCTTCAGATTTGGCTCTATGTTGAATTATCCGAGCTATAAGTACCAGTGCTGCCAAAATGGATAAAATACCAAGTATCTGTCCAATCCGCCCATCTAGAAGTGGGTTGGATAAGTGATTTCTTAAAACTGGATTAAATATGGATCAAACCGTGTAACTTGTGGTAAAAAATGGATGGGTAAATCAGAATTCCCATCATGACTAGTGCACAGTCCATAAGTTCCGCTCTGCTGCTACTGAACTAATCTGACTTCATTTTTGGTTTTGGTGGGAGGGGCGTGGAGGggcttcttcttctttgaaCAAACATATAATTTTCTTTTGCACAGATTGTAAAAGCAAAGCAGATTCATACCTAGTTTAAgaaatttttctcatttctgcAATCAATTTGAATAATATTTACAACTCAAATTCTGGTAGCTTTGTCAAGTTTTTTGCCACAgtttgttttatttgttttcaATTTAAATAGCTGAATACCCAATTAGGGCAGcctggtgcactaaagctctcgctatgcgcagggtccagGGAAGGGTACGACCACAGGGGTCTATTGTACACAACCTTATCTtacatttctgccagaggctgttttcaaggcttgaacccatgACCACCTCgtcacatggcaacaacttttACCAGTTACACCCAAttagagtattaaataaatttttagcttgattcaaatccttttgattCTAGCATCTACTGTATAAGCATCCAAAAATTTAAGCATCCAAAAAACAAGTAGTACCGAAAGTTAGAAAAAACTATTGCTTCACAAGAGAGAAAGAAAGCAACGTTGAAGTGAGTGAGGAAAAACAATGTATGCTAATTTATCAGATCCAAAAAGATACAATACTCTTtactctttattttataagctGGTACTGAAATATATAGATGGATTCTCTTTTTGCATACCTTGACTAATTATACAGGGTACCTGCTACCTCCAACCAACACAATACTGGGTAATTCTGTCCACTAAGATTTGAATAGATGGGAAAAAGTCACCTAGTATTTTTTTTGCCTCGGTtgggatttgaacttgagatCTCATGGTTCTCAACCCATTAGTAAGCGCATTAGCGCAagctagtacatagtcttgttattcttccctattagtAAGCGCATTagtgcactataatttcttttgtggaggactcagattaggataaaaggctaggtgACTTATCCttacaccatagtagttgtagttctgctcattgtttattgccatttgatttttgcattgtattgctgtttataggtgtggggccgttgtactttgattatcttatttatttatagtagttaatgcctctttcttttcgtactattctaccatgactttctcacttttgctattccttgttttcatcttgttttcgatatgcttgtccctatctgaccttttatcttgttttcctctcttgagccgagggtctctcggaaacagccgccctaccttttaaggtgggggttaggtctacgtacactctaccctcctagACCCCACACTGtaggattatactgggtttgttgttgttgttgggatttgaacttgagatttcATGGTTCTCAACTCATGTCATTGGCTAACTAAGCTACACCCTTGGGTGATGCAAAAAAATTACTCCTAATATTTTGTCAAACTATTCCATTGATGTTGATATAAATATGTTAATGAATTCTAATCCTGTAAAACATATAAATAGAAAATATGGATCCATATTATCTGTTACTCTATCTGTATTTGTCTGTATTAAATACGAGGGGCCAGATGCTTATCCATTTTTTCCTAACTTATTTTCAACCCGCCCGTATCTGATCTGATCCTCCCATTTGCCAGCATTAGGTGTAATTGAATAAGTTCTTAGAAAATTCAAATGAGTAATTTAATCGATTTTATTGGGGATTAACTGTGGGGTTCCCTATCCATGATGCTATTGTAGGAGAAGCATTTCTGGAGGGATTGCTTGTGAACGGTTGGCTTTTGAAATTGGTCACAGATCATGGTCGAGTTGAAAAGTGCATAGGAGCATGGACATTTAATCTCAGTGAGTAGTACTTCTTTCCAATTATTGACACTGAGGGATTCCATAGTTACAATTGCCTTATGCCCTCTCAGTGTTATATTCACCAAAAGAAGAGTTGAGGGCAGCAGCATGTGAATTTTGGTGTTCTATTCTTTTACCTAAAAATCAGGTTTTCATCTATATTCTGcgaatgaataaaatatcatcTGTTTATTAATGCAAATTTCGTAAGTTATTTTTCTCTCCTCATGGTTTGTAAGGCTGATGTTGTAATGTTTGAGATGGAATGGTTGCCAAACCATTCAGAACTGAGGCGAGCACTTGAAGTATATGGCTTTCTGTTGGATTTCCCTTCCAAATCTTCCACCAGCATGGAATTTGTGTATGGAGGTACACAAATTTTCCACCTTAGTCTGATTTTTCCTGATAGCAATAATTGTCCTCTGCAAATGAAGCTTCTAGTCAATGTGTGTCTTATTTTGccttattttcttcaattcataCTTTTATGTAGTAACCATAAATTCTTGGCTTGCAAGGAAGTTTTACCTAAAACTACAGGCAGAAGAGCAGTGGGGAAAGGGTATGTCAGTGGCGGTCTTTCTTGTTTATAGGGTACTAAATATCATGGCACAAATTCAACATGTGtgcatatttttcaaataaggtTTTAGTTATTCACTTTACATATTGGTTGCTAAATGAACGTGTTATAAATTTCCGTATTTTTTGGATTGAACTGGAAATACGATAAAATGGGAGCTAGGGTTACAAAATGGGCAATGGTATGCAAGGTACCAAGGTAATTTATTGATTTCGCAGTTGGAGACTTTATGTTAGTCTATTAACATTGGCAAACTTGGCTTTAGACCTTGAAGAGGGACGGACATAGTTTCTTAGGGTCTTAGGATTTCATTACTAGTATAGTGTTATGCCGTATTTACAAGGCCCATATTTCATACTTCTCAATTACAACTTCTCACAACTTTATATGCTGTGTCTTAGATTCTGATTCTGCTGGACCGcctcaaaatatcaaatccTGGATAAAGTATGTTTCTGTTTGTTGCCAAGCAAGGTATGTGATGTGCCTGTCTATTTGGGAGCTGTATTTGTGTTTATGGGATTGCAAACATTCATACAACTATGTCAAATGTttagaaattagaaaaaaaattaatacttGATGTAGAGCCATGTTTAATATGAAATACTTTGGGACCTATTTTTGATCAGAATCATTTAGGATCTGTTAATCCAATCATGGCATTATATTAAATctcaatctttttattttttttgtaggaCTACACGTTCAGTTTTCTCAACTTCGGAGGTAGAAGATCTGATTACCTCAGTGATCTATCTCTTCTTAGATCGGCAACTTATTGGCCTATCTTCAGCGTTGAAGGATTGCTTGCACTCACTTATTAGCTTCTTTAGTGATGATGCATTCAATTCAAGCTGTCAGAAAATAGCAAAATCCCTCGCCTACAGGTTTTTTGTAATAGATTTCATTGATTTCTACTATTGGTTTGTTTGCattctaaattaatttagtaCCTCCAATATTCAATTGTTTCTGCACATGGATGGATCTTATTCCTCCTCCACTTTGTAGAAAGAGAGAAGTGGAAAGAGGAGATTAATGTAGTGGAAGAATCAGACAAGTTGTATATGAATACAAATTGTAACATACACCTCCCAGCTTAAAGGATGCATTTTGAATCTCATTTTTATCATTGCTGTAGAGGGTGGAAAAATTTATAGGGATCATTTGTCCCGGTGACTTATTTGCAAAGCATGTTAAAAATTGTTCTATTCTGATGCTTTTGCATCTTAAGTATTAGAAGTTGTTATTCATTCATCTCTGTTTTTCCTTGGAGCTTTATGTTTTAGATACCTGCTTTGATTGATCTGTAGATATAGAAGTTTCATCTTCTTTCTAAACTCCTTACGTTAAAGTTATATGACGGTACATATCATTTGTTCAGAGTTCCTACTGATGTCAACTGCTTGAGGTCTGTGGAGAGCGTAGCTGGACTGGATGCTCGGTCCAAGCATCTAAGGAGTGTTCTGGCCTTTCAGTTTCTTGTAGCATGTTTTGATGACAAGGTAGCTTTGACGCGCTTTTACCATCACTACTACCATTTAAGAATCCTTTCTGTGCCCCTCATCATGTTTGTCATCGTCATGTATATGTCATGCCAGGTGCTGAAATGTGTTTTCTCGTGTGAAGCTCACAATTTTTTGGTATACTAACGTTACCTAACTAATCATGCAGCTACATGATGAAGAACAGATCTTGAGATCTCTAATCTCCATCAATCTGAAGGATAAGAATTGTGATCTTCTCCAAATGTATATTCACCTGGTTCTGGCAGAAAACTGGCTGTTTTGCAACCCGTTGTTAAAAGATAAACCAATATTCAGTGAGATGTGGAGCGCGTGCCTTAGAAACTGTTCCTGTCAAATCACTAGCACAGATTTGAGGTCCTATGCTTCTAAGGTAAACATAAGCTAATCCGTCTTAAACTTTTATCATCTTAATTATTTTTCGAACTCCTCCTGATGTTTGTCGTTTTGGTTAGGTTCGTAGTAAAGCATCATATCTTCTTCAAGGCACTGCCACAAGATGACTCTGTCCTAGTGCAGAAAATTCTCCCTATAATGGATCAGGCGGTGACAAAGTTAACTAACTCTGAGCATAAGAGATcgatatatattttatgtataatcTACAGAATAGAGATGCTTCAGAAGATTCATCCTAGCATCTACAGAAAGTATACAGTTTGAGATGGCCATCTTTTActgacattttttttttgtaagcaATGCAGTTTTTGTTAAGATTGATCGATCTGCCGGGTTCTTTTGTCATTCTGGCCCTTCACTAGATGGAATAACTTTGCACGGTTAAAAGAATATTTCTTTCCCTTCAATTTTTCACATGATATGTGTAAGATTACAAAATTTGAAGGGCATTTTGATTCCTTTGACATATCTTTCATTTAAGACGTAAAGTTTTCTGAATTTGATCGAAACCATAAACCATCTTCTAGCTCCACCTTGTCTAACAATTAAGCATTAAACTTTGGTGTAGGAATGATCCATAATGCTTTGTGTCGGATATCTTCATCATCAATTGATTCCTCCGTAGAAAAATGGACATGGAAAATATTATTGTTAACGTCAATTATGCCCATATAGTATTGGTTCATTCATTCTGACCTCTCAAACTTTGTAACAAATTGGTCTATATagtatatacaattcactttataccccaaaaattttgaagtcaaaaaGGATTGACTGATTAGCAAGCGATGATATTAAAAATTAGTTGACACGATacgagaaaacaacaataactatGCATTAACCTCAAATAAGTTTGAGTCGGCTATATGAATTCTCACATCTGCGTTTAACTTCAACTCATATTATCATTGtaccaaataattatttttaactcctaacaataaaataattatgtaaatCCCATAAATAAAGTCTAGATAGAGTGATGCATACACAACTTTATTGAGAGGTTTCCGATATACCATCGATTTAGATAAAAGCTCACTCGAGATAATTTCAcacttaaaattaattattatccgatcacacttttatttttaaaagacgCTTTTCTCGTCCAAACAAAACAAAACCAAGTGTATAAATtttttacatgattttcaaaattcaaaaatatattctttCTACATTTTtgttaaagaaaaaagagaaggaatatgaaaaagaaataaagaaaagaaaaaagaagaatggaataaagaataaaggccatcgaaatttgaaaaataggcTCGGACTCTTACCAAACCAGTTAGTATTAGCTTCGGAAAGCCGTTGGAAGTCCAAACCTAAaaaaatttcatctttttttctctttaattcTCATTTCTTCTTTAGATTTCCCTCCTTCATCAAAGGCAAATCAAAACCCTTTTctcagaaaaaaagaaaaaaaaatcaaagatttAATCACAGTACTTTTAGAAAAATTCtttacttcaaaaaaaaaaaaaaaaactaacaaaGTTTTCACCTTTATGTTGAATTTTGGTATATGAGAGTTTGTTTCACAGAAA
This region of Solanum dulcamara chromosome 9, daSolDulc1.2, whole genome shotgun sequence genomic DNA includes:
- the LOC129903286 gene encoding uncharacterized protein LOC129903286, translating into MMTEMDEPLDFEFEEPSIVSPIVTKQKKKKVIGLDDLLSDFYQVKSDIPKKESKRAKIRKSDESDDDLDTREAELYNYVNKCQQQMNEISTDDQMPLWGLHVFGDQKAMPVLTFPELRSCVLLQSFMGHEVNSLLELKTEEGEAFLEGLLVNGWLLKLVTDHGRVEKCIGAWTFNLMLYSPKEELRAAACEFWCSILLPKNQADVVMFEMEWLPNHSELRRALEVYGFLLDFPSKSSTSMEFVYGDSDSAGPPQNIKSWIKYVSVCCQARTTRSVFSTSEVEDLITSVIYLFLDRQLIGLSSALKDCLHSLISFFSDDAFNSSCQKIAKSLAYRVPTDVNCLRSVESVAGLDARSKHLRSVLAFQFLVACFDDKLHDEEQILRSLISINLKDKNCDLLQMYIHLVLAENWLFCNPLLKDKPIFSEMWSACLRNCSCQITSTDLRSYASKVRSKASYLLQGTATR